In Erythrobacter sp. KY5, the DNA window GAATTCGTGCGCTTGCTGCCTTCGCTTGGTATCGCGCTCGTGATCGTCGTCATCACCGCGATCATCGCGGGTTTTGCAACAACGATTGCAGACAAGATCACGGGCAAGACGGACCTGCGGCCTTCGCTGCGCCAGTTGATCGAAACCCTCGTCAAGCTGGCCGTTTGGATCATCGGACTGCTCGTCGCGATGATCGTGATTTTTCCCGGCCTGACCGTCGGTAGCCTGATCGCCGGGCTCGGCATCGGCGCAGTTGCGATCGGCTTTGCGTTTCAGGACATCTTCGAAAACTTCCTCGCAGGCGTGCTCATCATGGTGCGCGAGAAAATGCGCATCGGCGACGTGATTGAGTGCGAAGGCATGATGGGCAAGGTCGAACATATCACCTTGCGCGAGACGCACATCCGTAAGCTCAGTGGCGAAGTCACCGTCGTGCCCAATTCTATCCTGTTCAAGAACCCGGTCGAAATCCTCACCGACAAGGAACAGCGCCGCCACGATGTCGTGATCGGCGTATCGTACGACACTGATCTGGACGAAGCCGCCGAAGTGATCCGCAAAGCGGTCACCGGCGTTTCGGAGGTGGATGAAGCCAGGGGCATCGACATTTTCGCGCAGGAATTCAATTCGTCCTCGGTCGATTTCCTGGTGCGCTGGTGGTCGGGATCAACCCCGCGCGCTGGCTGGGAATCGAAAGACAAGGTCGTGCGCGCGATCAAGCGTTCGCTTGACGATGCCGGGATCGAGATCCCCTTCCCCTACATCACCCACACCTTCAAGGAGAAGGTGCCGATGGGAGAGAGTCCGGGCGAGCCGAGCACGGGGAGCTAAGTTCACACCGTTTGATGAAGCGGGTTGGGATTGGGTCTTTTCGTGCTACTGACCTTCGCAACAGCGAAGGAGAACACCCTTGCAAATCCTGACATCCGATCCCGCCCGTTTCGCGAACCTGCCCGACTACGATTTTGCCGAGCATTGGATAACAGTCGATCTGGGTGAAGGTCATTCTGGCCGAATGCACTATATCGACGAAGGGCCAAGGGATGCGCCGCCTGTGCTGCTATTCCATGGCGAACCGAGCTGGAGCTTCCTCTACCGCAAGATGATCCCGGTGCTGGTCGATGCTGGTTTCCGCTGCCTTGCGCCCGATCTCATCGGGTTCGGCAAAAGCGACAAGCCTGACGACATCGCCTTCTATACCTATGACCGGCACATCTCATGGCTGCGCCAATGGCGTGAGGCGGTGGTGCCTCAACCAGCTGCGCTTTTCTGTCAGGACTGGGGTGGATTGCTGGGGCTCCGGCTTGTGGGTGAGGAACCCGAAAAATTCACTTGCGTCGTTGCGAGCAACACCTTCTTGCCGACCGGCGGAACCCCTTCACCCGCATTTCTCGCATGGCGCCAGTTCGCAAAAAGTTCGCCTGAGTTCCAGATCGGAGAATTGCTCCAGCGCGCAACCGCGACCGAGCGGACGCCAGAAGAGGTAGCCGCATATGACGCGCCCTTCCCTGACGAGCCTTCGAAAGCCGGCGCGCGTGCATTCCCTCAGCTTGTTCCCGTCGAAGATGGGATGGACGGAATCGAGCAGAACAAAAGAGCCTGGGAAGGCCTCGCAGCATTCGACAAGCCGTTTCTTACCCTGTTTGGTGCGGATGACCCGGTTACGGGCGGTCTGGGCAAGACACTGAGCGAGAGGATCAAGGGCGCAGAGGGCATGCCGCATGAGATACTCAGCACGTGCGGCCATTTTTGCCAGGAAGACCGCCCGAAGGAGTTGGCCGAAGGTGTGGTCCTGGCCGCCAAGAAAGCGGGCATGCTCTGAGCGAGACTGACGCTCCGCCCAAGCCAGCCTATCTTACACGCGGCCAGGAATATGCCTTGGCCGTGACCGCAGCCGTGGTCATCGCGAACGCCTATTACATCCACCCGATCATCGGAGAGGTGGCAGCGCATTTCGGCGTGAGTGAAGCGCGCATCGGGATTGTGCCTGCCCTTAATCAGCTCGCGCTGGCGCTCGGTATCCTGTTGCTCCTTCCGTTGGGCGATATCCACTCGAATCGGTCGCTGTGCATCATCTTCGTAAGCGCGCAGAGCCTGTTTATGCTCGGCATGGTGCTGGCTGAGGACTTTGCCTCGTTCACGCTGGCCTCGACCCTGCTCGGCTTCGTAACGATTGCGCCTTATCTCATCCCCGCCTTCGCCTCCAAGCGCGTTTCGCCTGACCGACTGGGGCAGGTCACCGCGCTCCTGACGGTTGGCGTCATCTTCGGGATTCTGGTCGCCCGCGTCGGTGCGGGCATTGTGGCCGAGCAGTTTGGCTGGCGCGCGGTATACTGGTGCGCCTTCGTCCTGATGGCGGCGACGACCGCCCTCCTCCCGCTGACTTTTCGGAGCGAAGGCAGCTCCGGCAAACAGCCCGGAACCGGTTACGGAGCCCTGCTCGCATCGGTTTTCACCTTGGCCAGATCCAACAGGGACATGCTGATTTCAGGAGCGATACAGGGTCTGAACTTTGCCGCTTTCACTGCGACCTGGCTTGCGCTGGCGCTACATCTGACCAGCGACGAACTTGGTTACGGAGTCGATACGGTGGGTTATCTCGCGGGGGTTTCCGCGATAAGCCTGTTCACCACAGCCCGGCTCGGCAAGATCGCTGACCGCATGGGAGCGCGCCGTGCTCGCTTCTATGCAGCAATCGTGCAGATGGTCGGAATTGCCCTGATGTACCCTCTCGGTTGGAACGCATGGGCGGTGGTCGTGCCGTTGGTCATCACGAACATTGTCGGGCCAAGCATCGATGTCACCGGGCGCATGACTTACCTCAGCCTCGAACCGGCAATACGCACC includes these proteins:
- a CDS encoding mechanosensitive ion channel family protein, with product MLTTLMDQLNEMGTEFVRLLPSLGIALVIVVITAIIAGFATTIADKITGKTDLRPSLRQLIETLVKLAVWIIGLLVAMIVIFPGLTVGSLIAGLGIGAVAIGFAFQDIFENFLAGVLIMVREKMRIGDVIECEGMMGKVEHITLRETHIRKLSGEVTVVPNSILFKNPVEILTDKEQRRHDVVIGVSYDTDLDEAAEVIRKAVTGVSEVDEARGIDIFAQEFNSSSVDFLVRWWSGSTPRAGWESKDKVVRAIKRSLDDAGIEIPFPYITHTFKEKVPMGESPGEPSTGS
- a CDS encoding haloalkane dehalogenase, whose amino-acid sequence is MQILTSDPARFANLPDYDFAEHWITVDLGEGHSGRMHYIDEGPRDAPPVLLFHGEPSWSFLYRKMIPVLVDAGFRCLAPDLIGFGKSDKPDDIAFYTYDRHISWLRQWREAVVPQPAALFCQDWGGLLGLRLVGEEPEKFTCVVASNTFLPTGGTPSPAFLAWRQFAKSSPEFQIGELLQRATATERTPEEVAAYDAPFPDEPSKAGARAFPQLVPVEDGMDGIEQNKRAWEGLAAFDKPFLTLFGADDPVTGGLGKTLSERIKGAEGMPHEILSTCGHFCQEDRPKELAEGVVLAAKKAGML
- a CDS encoding MFS transporter — translated: MTAAVVIANAYYIHPIIGEVAAHFGVSEARIGIVPALNQLALALGILLLLPLGDIHSNRSLCIIFVSAQSLFMLGMVLAEDFASFTLASTLLGFVTIAPYLIPAFASKRVSPDRLGQVTALLTVGVIFGILVARVGAGIVAEQFGWRAVYWCAFVLMAATTALLPLTFRSEGSSGKQPGTGYGALLASVFTLARSNRDMLISGAIQGLNFAAFTATWLALALHLTSDELGYGVDTVGYLAGVSAISLFTTARLGKIADRMGARRARFYAAIVQMVGIALMYPLGWNAWAVVVPLVITNIVGPSIDVTGRMTYLSLEPAIRTRLTTTYIVIMFIGGALGSVLGTSIYDYAGWLGTCALLLAISAFVVGLSYYAQATWNDRPQPSGGPR